Proteins from a genomic interval of Aspergillus flavus chromosome 7, complete sequence:
- a CDS encoding isoprenoid synthase domain-containing protein: MILADVLAAVSAGKFATSECSFVPDALATLSSFFDIWDLSTIQTKLKECFSVQTAHVDKTMSFDQYKIFKINHSGMRFMASIISLTKGQRVSPQEIDSVSYFVDKILLSSSLLNDLYSFPKEFEEHSSAGNMDTIGNAMALLMSGYGYNEDEAANILKREISELEERALEEFHAWQNSNLTRSPSLVGYVFTVMTAAGGFNYWMSHSERYFRTDFTTTAEDRARLVRNPDSCLGCLQGYPAPLALNGHSTSTVELDAVSESHVSGSDSSLTSMTTASSHVSVDGLGFSGMEIGITDKFQKADAQNLCMDPYNYISSLPGKGTVAKLADTLQTWFKVPAGSTEIIKTCSTILFHSSLMLDDIQDDSSKRRGMPAAHVMYGVGQTVNCVSYTGAKAFFLCEELKNANACRKALYDELDNLFSGQALELHWKFHRTCPSMNDYIIMIDNKTAGFFRLVLRMMAAEASVSMSLEKKNTLLHFITLLGRYYQIRDDYQNLVSDEYAAKKGFCDDLSEGKFSLILIHTLNNSPTADRIRGLMFGGDRAGMSQEIRSYILSEMEAAGSLEYTKRIITELYETLWRMLDELEATLGPNTLLRALVQFLKI, encoded by the exons ATGATTCTTGCAGACGTGTTGGCTGCTGTGAGTGCAGGGAAATTTGCAACATCTGAATGCAGCTTTGTTCCCGATGCCTTGGCGACACTCAGCAGTTTCTTTGATATATGGGACCTGAGCACAATTCAAACGAAATTGAAAGAGTGTTTCTCCGTGCAAACTGCTCATGTCGACAAAACTATGTCTTTTGATCAGTATAAAATATTCAAAATCAATCATTCAGGAATGAG GTTCATGGCAAGTATCATAAGCCTTACCAAGGGCCAGCGGGTTTCTCCACAGGAGATAGACTCTGTGTCTTATTTCGTCGACAAAATCCTACTGAGTAGTTCACTGTTAAACGACCTTTACAGCTTTCCCAAGGAATTTGAGGAACATAGCTCAGCAGGCAATATGGACACGATTGGTAATGCGATGGCATTGCTTATGTCCGGTTACGGCTACAATGAGGATGAGGCTGCGAACATCCTTAAGCGAGAGATCTCAGAGCTCGAAGAGCGGGCGCTCGAAGAATTTCACGCCTGGCAAAACTCTAACTTGACTAGATCTCCTAGTCTAGTAGGATATGTCTTCACAGTCATGACTGCCGCTGGAGGATTTAACTATTGGATGTCCCACTCGGAGCGATATTTTCGCACAGATTTCACAACAACCGCCGAAGACCGCGCCAGACTTGTCAGAAATCCAGATTCTTGTCTCGGGTGTCTTCAGGGCTATCCAGCACCGCTCGCGTTGAACGGTCACAGTACATCAACAGTGGAGCTAGACGCTGTGTCTGAAAGCCATGTTTCTGGCTCCGATAGTAGCTTAACGAGCATGACAACGGCGAGTTCTCATGTCTCTGTTGACGGGCTTGGGTTCTCGGGTATGGAAATCGGTATTACCGACAAATTCCAGAAAGCTGATGCACAAAAC TTATGCATGGACCCGTATAACTACATTAGCTCTCTCCCTGGTAAAGGAACGGTGGCCAAACTGGCTGATACACTGCAGACCTGGTTCAAGGTACCGGCGGGATCAACTGAGATCATCAAAACCTGCTCGACAATACTTTTCCATAGCTCTCTAAT GCTGGATGACATTCAAGATGACTCGTCAAAACGACGCGGAATGCCAGCGGCCCATGTCATGTACGGTGTTGGCCAGACGGTCAATTGTGTGTCGTATACTGGCGCTAAGGCATTTTTCCTCTGtgaggagctgaagaatgCGAACGCATGCAGGAAAGCCTTGTATG ACGAACTGGATAACCTCTTTTCGGGCCAAGCGCTCGAACTTCACTGGAAATTCCACAGGACATGCCCTTCAATGAATGACTACATTATTATGATCGACAACAAGACCGCTGGCTTCTTTCGGCTAGTTCTACGGATGATGGCCGCAGAAGCGTCAGTGTCAATGTCTctcgagaaaaagaacacaTTGCTTCATTTTATTACCCTTCTAGGGAGATACTACCAGATACGTGATGATTATCAAAACCTGGTATCTGACGAG TATGCGGCAAAAAAGGGCTTCTGCGATGATCTATCAGAGGGAAAGTTCTCATTGATCTTAATCCATACGTTGAATAATAGTCCAACTGCAGACAGAATTCGCGGGTTGATGTTTGGTGGGGACAGGGCTGGTATGTCCCAGGAAATACGCTCGTACATACTCTCCGAGATGGAGGCTGCCGGGAGTCTAGAGTACACCAAACGTATCATCACGGAGCTTTACGAAACACTTTGGAGAATGCTGGATGAACTTGAGGCTACACTTGGGCCAAATACCTTGCTGAGGGCACTGGTTCAATTCTTGAAGATCTGA
- a CDS encoding putative mannan endo-1,4-beta-mannosidase A precursor (unnamed protein product), which translates to MLAKFSLLSLLLTSTACAAGGQGLSYDNIDKSATPGAKALLKHIQSQYGSHYISGQQDAGSWDWVKQNIGVAPAILGSDFMYYSPSAVAHGSKSHAVEDVIQHADRNGINALVWHWYAPTCLLDNAEQPWYNGFYTKATCFNVADAVNDRRNGTNYRLLLRDIDAIAAQIKRLDQANVPILFRPLHEPEGGWFWWGAQGPAPFKKLWDMIYDRITRFHNLHNVVWVCNTAEADWYPGNDKCDIATVDHYANAGDHGVLADKYKKLQAVTNNERVLALAEVGPVPDPTVQARDKVNWAYWMVWNDEFIKDGKQNSRQFLQNVYNNTRVVTLDGGSKLAWNNA; encoded by the coding sequence ATGCTTGCCAAATTTTccctcctttctcttctcctcaccTCTACTGCCTGTGCCGCCGGCGGCCAGGGTCTGTCCTACGACAACATTGACAAGTCGGCCACCCCCGGCGCCAAAGCGCTTCTGAAACACATCCAGTCACAGTATGGATCGCATTACATTTCCGGACAGCAGGATGCAGGCAGCTGGGACTGGGTCAAGCAGAACATTGGAGTGGCCCCTGCGATTCTGGGTAGCGACTTCATGTATTACTCGCCTTCGGCGGTTGCTCATGGCAGCAAGTCCCACGCCGTCGAGGATGTGATCCAGCACGCAGATCGTAACGGAATCAACGCCCTGGTCTGGCATTGGTACGCTCCGACTTGTCTGCTCGACAACGCCGAACAGCCGTGGTACAATGGATTCTACACCAAGGCCACCTGCTTCAACGTTGCCGATGCCGTCAACGACCGTCGAAACGGAACCAACTATCGCCTCCTGCTGCGTGATATCGATGCCATCGCCGCCCAGATCAAGCGCCTTGATCAGGCCAATGTTCCGATTCTCTTCCGCCCGCTCCACGAGCCCGAGGGTGGATGGTTCTGGTGGGGTGCCCAGGGTCCTGCCCCGTTCAAGAAGCTCTGGGATATGATCTACGACCGCATCACTCGCTTCCACAACCTCCACAACGTGGTCTGGGTATGCAACACCGCCGAGGCTGACTGGTATCCCGGAAACGATAAGTGTGACATCGCCACCGTCGACCACTACGCCAATGCTGGTGACCATGGCGTTCTCGCAGACAAATACAAGAAGCTCCAGGCCGTCACCAACAACGAGAGAGTTTTGGCTCTGGCAGAAGTCGGTCCCGTTCCCGATCCCACCGTTCAGGCTCGCGATAAGGTCAACTGGGCTTACTGGATGGTGTGGAACGATGAATTCATCAAGGACGGCAAGCAGAACTCCAGACAGTTCCTACAGAACGTGTACAACAACACCAGGGTTGTTACGCTCGATGGTGGCTCCAAGCTTGCCTGGAACAATGCTTAA